One region of Flavobacterium sp. KACC 22763 genomic DNA includes:
- a CDS encoding N-acetylmuramoyl-L-alanine amidase, with translation MTKKLFCYLILAVIISACSTNPYKNTEKAYDQQLKNLENQITSKEAKPIPAVSPVVIDTSYAQQLRIVKDTLSKTNSTYLQNGINTEWIGTVNFNLRKPSFVIIHHTAQDSLQQTINTFTKTKTQVSAHYIISENGKVVQMLNDYLRAWHAGNSTWGKTTDLNSCSIGIELDNNGFKPFTEAQISSLVALLTKLKKDYNIPTQNFLGHADIAPGRKQDPSALFPWKTLAEKGFGIWPDEVLEPAPFDFKIEPALRIIGYNTKNLTAAIQAFKLHYIQTDATSVLDRKTIDAIYSIYKKQIQ, from the coding sequence ATGACAAAAAAACTTTTTTGTTATCTTATTTTAGCTGTTATTATCAGTGCTTGTTCTACAAATCCGTACAAGAATACTGAAAAAGCTTATGATCAGCAGCTAAAAAATTTGGAGAACCAAATTACAAGTAAAGAAGCCAAACCAATTCCAGCAGTTTCACCTGTTGTTATTGATACTTCGTATGCACAACAGCTGAGAATTGTAAAAGACACTTTATCTAAGACAAATTCGACTTATTTACAAAACGGAATTAACACTGAATGGATTGGTACGGTAAATTTCAATTTAAGAAAACCAAGTTTTGTTATTATTCATCATACGGCTCAAGATTCTTTGCAGCAGACGATTAATACTTTTACAAAAACCAAGACTCAAGTAAGCGCACACTACATTATTTCTGAAAACGGAAAAGTAGTGCAAATGCTGAATGATTATTTAAGAGCTTGGCATGCTGGAAATTCTACTTGGGGAAAAACAACAGATTTAAACTCTTGCTCAATAGGCATTGAGTTAGACAATAATGGATTTAAGCCTTTTACTGAAGCACAAATCAGCAGCTTAGTTGCTTTGTTGACCAAATTAAAAAAGGATTACAATATTCCGACACAAAACTTTTTAGGTCACGCTGATATTGCTCCGGGAAGAAAACAAGATCCAAGCGCTTTATTTCCATGGAAAACTTTAGCAGAAAAAGGATTCGGAATCTGGCCTGATGAAGTTTTAGAACCTGCTCCGTTTGATTTTAAAATTGAACCTGCATTGAGAATTATCGGTTATAACACTAAAAATTTGACTGCGGCAATTCAAGCATTTAAACTACATTATATACAAACTGACGCAACATCGGTTTTAGATAGAAAAACAATTGATGCTATTTATTCGATTTATAAAAAACAAATCCAATAA
- the rimO gene encoding 30S ribosomal protein S12 methylthiotransferase RimO: MRTKSLKKNKINVITLGCSKNVYDSEVLMGQLRANGKEVEHEAPAEKEGNIIVINTCGFIDNAKAESVNMILEYADKKDKGLVDKVFVTGCLSERYRPDLEKEIPNVDQYFGTTELPQLLKALGADYKHELLGERLTTTPKNYAYLKIAEGCDRPCSFCAIPLMRGSHVSQPIEKLVKEAEGLAKNGVKELILIAQDLTYYGLDLYKKRNLAELLEALVKVEGIEWIRLHYAFPTGFPMDVLEVMKREPKICNYIDIPLQHISDSILKSMRRGTTQAKTTQLLKDFRAAVPGMAIRTTLIVGYPGETQEDFEILKDFVQEMKFDRMGCFAYSHEENTHAYLLEDDVPDDVKQARANEIMELQSQISWDLNQEKVGKVFKCIIDRKEGAHFVGRTEFDSPDVDNEVLIDASKHYVKTGEFVNIKIIEATEFDLYGEPA; the protein is encoded by the coding sequence ATGAGAACCAAGTCTTTAAAAAAGAACAAAATTAACGTAATCACTCTTGGGTGTTCAAAAAATGTTTATGATAGTGAAGTCCTGATGGGACAGCTTCGCGCGAATGGAAAAGAGGTTGAACACGAAGCTCCTGCAGAAAAAGAAGGAAACATTATTGTAATTAATACTTGCGGATTTATTGATAATGCAAAAGCAGAATCGGTAAATATGATTTTGGAATATGCAGACAAAAAAGATAAAGGACTTGTTGACAAAGTTTTTGTAACAGGATGCTTGTCTGAACGTTACAGACCAGATTTAGAAAAAGAAATTCCAAACGTTGACCAATATTTCGGAACTACAGAATTACCTCAACTATTAAAAGCCCTTGGAGCCGATTATAAGCACGAATTACTTGGAGAACGTTTAACCACAACTCCAAAAAATTACGCTTATTTAAAAATCGCAGAAGGATGCGACAGACCTTGCAGTTTTTGTGCAATTCCGTTAATGAGAGGTTCTCACGTTTCTCAACCAATTGAAAAATTGGTTAAAGAAGCAGAAGGTTTAGCTAAAAATGGGGTTAAAGAATTAATCTTAATTGCTCAGGACTTAACTTATTATGGCCTTGATCTTTATAAAAAAAGAAATCTAGCAGAACTTTTAGAAGCTTTAGTAAAAGTAGAAGGAATTGAGTGGATTCGTTTACATTATGCTTTCCCAACTGGTTTCCCTATGGATGTTTTGGAAGTAATGAAACGCGAACCTAAAATCTGTAACTATATTGATATTCCGTTGCAGCACATTTCAGATTCAATTTTAAAATCAATGCGACGTGGTACAACTCAGGCTAAAACCACTCAATTATTGAAAGACTTCCGTGCTGCAGTTCCTGGAATGGCAATTAGAACTACACTAATTGTTGGATATCCTGGTGAAACTCAAGAAGATTTTGAAATTTTGAAAGATTTTGTTCAGGAAATGAAATTTGACAGAATGGGATGTTTTGCTTATTCTCATGAAGAAAATACTCATGCTTATTTATTGGAAGATGATGTTCCAGATGATGTAAAACAAGCAAGAGCAAATGAAATTATGGAATTGCAATCTCAAATTTCTTGGGATTTGAATCAAGAAAAAGTCGGTAAAGTATTTAAATGCATCATTGACAGAAAAGAAGGCGCTCATTTTGTAGGACGTACAGAATTTGATAGTCCAGATGTTGACAATGAAGTTCTAATCGATGCTTCTAAACATTATGTAAAAACAGGAGAATTTGTTAATATCAAGATAATTGAAGCAACAGAATTTGATTTATACGGGGAACCTGCTTAA
- a CDS encoding outer membrane beta-barrel protein — protein sequence MKKAFHILAAMLTSSFAFAQEEEAAAPPATTWGGSADAYYKYDFSKQMNGLTSFTNSQNSFELGMASIEAGHTFGKASVFVDLGFGKRAAEFSYNETPDKDASAKFMIKQLFFTYNLTDEFKVVAGSFGTHIGYEVLDAVDNKNYSMSYAFSYGPFFNTGVKAQYTSGKFTAMLGLTNPTDFKSAMDAGSYQKTFIGQVGYIGDTGSAYLNFTTGSTNPIPGSTIPVSDENKTQFDLTASKGISDSFSLGLNATYAKTTNDFDSNLDGDWFSLVGYATYTFKPSLLLAYRMEYFDAKNAAPSLGTLSGSNVFANTVSLNYKVGKLTIIPELRYDAASEDIFLDKDALPTGGSFYALIATTYSF from the coding sequence ATGAAAAAAGCATTTCACATTTTAGCCGCGATGTTAACAAGTTCTTTTGCCTTTGCCCAAGAAGAGGAAGCAGCAGCTCCCCCAGCAACCACATGGGGAGGTTCTGCAGATGCGTACTATAAATATGATTTTTCAAAACAAATGAATGGATTAACGAGCTTTACCAACTCACAGAATTCATTCGAATTAGGAATGGCATCGATAGAAGCGGGTCATACTTTTGGAAAAGCTTCAGTTTTTGTAGACTTAGGTTTCGGAAAAAGAGCAGCAGAATTTTCATATAATGAAACACCAGATAAAGATGCAAGTGCAAAATTTATGATTAAACAATTATTCTTTACATACAATTTGACTGATGAATTTAAAGTAGTAGCGGGTAGTTTCGGAACCCATATTGGTTATGAGGTATTAGATGCCGTAGATAATAAAAACTACAGTATGTCTTATGCGTTTTCTTATGGGCCATTTTTCAATACTGGGGTTAAAGCGCAATATACTTCTGGTAAATTTACAGCCATGTTAGGATTAACCAACCCAACAGACTTTAAATCGGCTATGGATGCAGGTTCATATCAAAAAACGTTCATTGGACAAGTAGGGTATATAGGTGATACAGGAAGTGCTTATTTGAATTTTACAACAGGAAGTACTAACCCAATACCAGGAAGTACAATTCCGGTTTCAGACGAAAACAAAACACAGTTTGATTTAACAGCTTCTAAAGGAATTTCAGATAGTTTTTCACTTGGCTTAAATGCAACTTATGCTAAAACAACAAATGATTTTGATAGTAATTTGGATGGAGATTGGTTTTCTTTGGTAGGATATGCCACTTATACTTTTAAGCCATCTTTGCTTTTGGCTTACAGAATGGAATATTTTGACGCTAAAAATGCAGCTCCAAGTTTAGGAACTTTGTCAGGATCAAATGTATTTGCTAACACAGTTTCTTTAAACTACAAAGTTGGAAAACTAACTATAATTCCTGAGCTAAGATACGATGCAGCGTCTGAAGATATATTCTTAGATAAAGATGCATTGCCGACAGGCGGAAGTTTCTATGCCTTAATTGCAACAACATACTCTTTCTAG